The following are from one region of the Methanospirillum hungatei genome:
- a CDS encoding adenosylcobinamide amidohydrolase, which produces MRYYLNSSSLIVRGKFRVCSSSLDGGIRDCTTLINHQVSNNFSGDPDRELETLVLSLGLSKKSTAGLLTAVSMNTLCILSWDSLTVFITAGVTHPDPVGSDVIQSPPTAGTINIIVMVQNFSDQGLVDAVITVTEAKSLALRNIGHSFAGTVTDAVAIATEGSGDVRYAGSATEIGQRIHATVFFGTQQALMRQTGVIQRKKPSFFIQSSMGGSHWIEWEKKNCPYYPCHFEGQRCDFCYCPLYPCGDTTLGDWIEKPGKASVWSCTRCTLNHDPRVTSHLKRNPEASLEELKALFLKI; this is translated from the coding sequence ATGAGGTACTACCTCAACTCATCATCCCTGATTGTCAGGGGGAAATTTCGCGTATGTAGTTCCAGTCTGGATGGTGGAATCAGGGACTGTACAACACTCATTAATCATCAGGTCTCAAACAATTTTTCAGGTGATCCCGATCGGGAACTTGAAACTCTGGTTTTATCTCTTGGACTGTCAAAAAAATCTACCGCAGGTCTTCTCACCGCAGTGTCGATGAATACACTTTGTATTCTCTCCTGGGATAGTCTCACTGTCTTTATTACCGCAGGTGTCACACATCCGGATCCTGTCGGTTCGGATGTAATCCAATCTCCTCCCACAGCGGGAACAATAAATATTATAGTAATGGTCCAGAATTTTTCAGATCAGGGTCTTGTTGATGCTGTGATTACCGTGACTGAAGCAAAGTCATTAGCACTCCGAAATATTGGTCACTCCTTTGCAGGTACCGTTACAGATGCAGTGGCGATTGCGACCGAAGGATCTGGAGATGTCAGGTATGCAGGAAGTGCAACAGAGATTGGGCAGCGCATTCATGCGACGGTGTTCTTTGGAACTCAACAGGCCCTTATGAGACAGACTGGAGTTATTCAGCGAAAAAAGCCTTCGTTTTTTATCCAGTCCAGTATGGGTGGTTCACATTGGATTGAATGGGAAAAAAAGAACTGCCCTTATTATCCGTGTCATTTTGAAGGCCAGCGGTGTGATTTCTGCTATTGTCCTCTCTACCCATGTGGTGACACAACCCTTGGAGACTGGATTGAGAAACCAGGAAAGGCTTCGGTGTGGAGTTGCACCAGGTGTACGTTAAACCATGATCCCCGGGTTACCAGTCATCTCAAGAGAAATCCTGAAGCCTCACTTGAGGAATTAAAGGCTCTTTTCTTGAAAATATAA
- the nrdD gene encoding anaerobic ribonucleoside-triphosphate reductase — protein sequence MNWTIEQRELAEKYSCKEEIPVSERKYKCHTCHLIVDESPCPVCGDVNPEIMCPLDNCDCSHEIAATIEYCPLCGEPVCPECGCHDVVQISRVTGYLQDVSGWNAGKQQELKDRQRYSVT from the coding sequence ATGAACTGGACGATAGAGCAGCGTGAACTGGCAGAGAAGTATTCCTGCAAGGAAGAGATCCCTGTAAGTGAACGTAAATACAAATGTCATACCTGCCACCTGATTGTTGATGAGAGTCCATGCCCTGTTTGTGGAGATGTAAATCCGGAAATCATGTGCCCGCTGGACAATTGTGACTGTTCACATGAAATTGCTGCAACGATTGAATATTGTCCACTTTGTGGTGAACCGGTTTGTCCGGAATGCGGCTGTCATGATGTTGTCCAGATTAGCCGGGTGACCGGATATCTACAGGATGTCTCCGGGTGGAATGCAGGAAAACAGCAGGAACTCAAAGATCGTCAGCGATATAGTGTCACATGA
- the pyrF gene encoding orotidine-5'-phosphate decarboxylase, with protein MTDIILALDVSTGKDALSIAKKTAPFIDAIKIGYPLVLAAGLEIANQLSDEGLPLIADFKVADIPNTSRLIAEEVFSHGFSGIICHGFVGRDSVLACVETAHDHGGECYVVTEMSHPGAVDFFHGGIAERIAGLVCETNADGIIAPATRPERTSLLRTLIGTKKILSPGVGAQGGDPAAIASIVDGIIVGRAIYEAKDPGSAAEEYSRFRT; from the coding sequence ATGACTGACATCATTCTGGCACTTGATGTATCTACAGGGAAAGATGCATTATCAATTGCAAAAAAGACCGCTCCATTTATTGATGCTATTAAGATCGGATATCCCCTGGTTCTGGCTGCTGGTCTGGAAATAGCCAACCAGTTGTCTGATGAAGGTCTCCCGCTGATAGCTGATTTTAAAGTTGCAGATATCCCTAATACCAGTCGTCTTATTGCAGAAGAAGTCTTTTCTCATGGATTTTCTGGCATCATATGCCATGGATTTGTGGGAAGGGATTCTGTTCTTGCATGCGTGGAAACAGCCCATGACCATGGTGGTGAATGCTATGTGGTAACAGAGATGAGTCATCCTGGAGCAGTTGATTTTTTCCATGGAGGAATTGCTGAGCGGATTGCAGGTCTGGTCTGTGAGACAAATGCTGATGGAATAATTGCACCTGCAACAAGACCTGAACGAACCTCACTTCTGCGCACCCTGATCGGAACAAAAAAGATCCTCTCACCTGGAGTAGGAGCCCAGGGAGGAGATCCTGCAGCAATTGCTTCTATTGTTGACGGGATTATTGTTGGTCGCGCTATTTACGAAGCAAAAGATCCGGGATCTGCAGCAGAGGAATATTCCCGTTTCAGAACCTGA
- a CDS encoding deoxyhypusine synthase, protein MECDVPVRQVHLTSDMTVKSLIQAMEQAGAYNGGALSRAVQITGTMYKDADVTRFFGLAGAMVPAGMGGIVSDLMESGHIDVLVSTGANLTHDVIEAIGCHHFRGTEKCNDVELRHDEINRIYDVYLPNESFIKFEEFMQDVLSKIPDGTVLSISELLAYIGSHLPSGILATAARKKIPVFCPAVQDSMIGLQFWLYRQTHKVIIDAFGDMNKIMDICFATKKAGAFLVGGGVPKNYILQSMLMTPKGFTYAVQLTGDRPDLGGLSGATLDEARSWGKVDEDAKTVTVYGDATITFPLIISAVLE, encoded by the coding sequence ATGGAATGTGATGTGCCGGTTCGACAGGTCCATCTAACGTCTGATATGACAGTTAAATCTCTCATTCAGGCAATGGAACAAGCGGGAGCGTATAATGGTGGCGCTCTCTCACGTGCGGTTCAGATCACCGGTACGATGTACAAGGACGCTGATGTTACTCGTTTCTTTGGGCTCGCAGGGGCAATGGTCCCTGCTGGCATGGGGGGTATTGTTTCGGATTTGATGGAATCAGGGCATATTGATGTACTGGTTTCTACCGGGGCAAACCTGACTCATGATGTTATCGAAGCTATCGGATGCCATCATTTCCGTGGGACCGAGAAGTGTAATGATGTTGAGCTTCGCCATGATGAGATCAACAGAATTTATGATGTATATCTCCCAAATGAGTCATTTATAAAATTTGAGGAGTTCATGCAGGATGTTCTGTCAAAAATACCTGATGGAACTGTTCTTTCAATTTCAGAATTACTTGCTTATATCGGTTCTCATCTGCCTAGTGGAATTCTTGCAACGGCTGCACGGAAAAAAATCCCTGTATTTTGTCCAGCAGTTCAGGATTCCATGATCGGTCTGCAGTTCTGGTTATATCGGCAGACTCATAAGGTTATCATCGATGCTTTTGGCGATATGAATAAAATTATGGACATATGCTTTGCTACGAAAAAAGCTGGAGCATTTCTTGTCGGAGGAGGGGTTCCGAAGAATTATATCCTGCAAAGCATGCTTATGACACCGAAAGGGTTTACATATGCGGTTCAACTAACCGGCGATCGCCCGGACCTTGGAGGGCTTTCAGGCGCAACACTTGATGAAGCACGGTCATGGGGGAAGGTCGATGAAGATGCAAAGACGGTGACGGTGTATGGAGATGCAACAATTACATTTCCTTTGATTATATCCGCAGTTTTGGAGTAA
- a CDS encoding tRNA(Ile)(2)-agmatinylcytidine synthase, whose amino-acid sequence MTNIHFYIGLDDTDAPDGMCTTWLGALLATIIKAKGMRIISTRLVRLNPTIPYKTRGNAAISLSVIGDPDYTFDLTCSIVLKHASLSCENTHPGIVVSLKKPPSDFYWKAVSGICTIDEARSFLPSHVLHYQGYKLGRGLIGAAAAVCSEFPDHTWELLAYREPGRFSLPREVDADSLRLSEDITSPHTWDTWDSDLNSPVCIPHTPDPVLFGIRGDSPYSVDHAYSAIQSEKPGMYQIWMTNQGTDAHLVFYDSGLPQNGISYLMRGFVCTKPKTGVGGHVSFDFKTREVVISCMAFEPTKKFRDIVRSLRPGDELLVAGSYLKETLNLEKIYVFSAEPYSKETPPLCPECGKRMTSAGYKKGFKCKRCGAREKIPEITFESRTITPGWYEVPPGARRHLSRPMRRGFVPPDPSYLPAHRSQLLLNGQQI is encoded by the coding sequence ATGACAAATATTCATTTTTATATCGGTCTGGATGATACCGATGCTCCGGATGGTATGTGTACTACCTGGCTTGGTGCTCTTCTGGCTACCATTATCAAAGCGAAGGGTATGAGAATAATCAGTACCCGGTTGGTAAGGTTAAATCCTACCATACCATACAAAACTCGCGGAAACGCAGCGATTTCTCTGTCCGTAATCGGTGATCCAGATTATACGTTTGATCTTACATGCAGTATTGTTTTAAAACATGCATCATTATCCTGTGAAAATACTCATCCTGGAATTGTAGTCTCTTTGAAGAAGCCGCCATCTGATTTTTACTGGAAAGCTGTCAGCGGAATTTGCACCATCGATGAAGCACGTTCATTCCTTCCTTCGCATGTTCTCCACTACCAGGGATATAAACTTGGACGTGGTCTTATCGGAGCCGCCGCTGCTGTCTGTAGTGAATTTCCTGATCACACCTGGGAACTGCTTGCATATAGAGAACCAGGACGGTTCTCGCTACCAAGAGAAGTTGATGCAGATAGTCTTCGTCTCTCTGAAGATATTACATCTCCTCACACCTGGGACACCTGGGATTCTGATTTGAATAGTCCGGTCTGTATCCCGCATACTCCGGATCCGGTTTTGTTTGGAATCAGGGGCGATTCACCATATTCGGTTGATCACGCATATTCGGCGATTCAATCTGAAAAACCCGGTATGTATCAGATATGGATGACAAATCAGGGAACTGATGCCCATCTCGTATTTTATGATTCAGGCCTCCCTCAAAATGGCATATCATATCTCATGAGAGGATTTGTGTGCACAAAACCGAAAACTGGCGTGGGAGGGCATGTCTCTTTTGATTTCAAGACTCGTGAAGTTGTGATATCCTGTATGGCGTTTGAGCCAACCAAAAAATTCAGAGACATAGTACGGTCATTACGGCCAGGCGATGAATTACTGGTTGCCGGAAGTTATCTAAAAGAAACCCTCAACCTGGAAAAGATCTACGTCTTTTCTGCAGAGCCATACTCAAAAGAAACCCCTCCTCTTTGTCCGGAATGTGGAAAACGCATGACCAGCGCCGGTTATAAAAAAGGGTTTAAATGTAAACGTTGTGGGGCCAGGGAAAAAATACCGGAGATAACATTTGAATCACGGACAATCACACCAGGTTGGTATGAGGTTCCTCCTGGAGCGAGGCGGCATCTTTCTCGCCCGATGAGACGAGGATTTGTTCCGCCTGATCCTTCGTATCTCCCTGCTCATCGCAGTCAGTTATTGTTAAATGGGCAGCAAATTTGA